The following are encoded together in the Mycolicibacterium arabiense genome:
- a CDS encoding nitroreductase family deazaflavin-dependent oxidoreductase, with protein MSNEAELSPTDWVREQTQRILEQGTTDGVEVFDRPVVLFTTTGAQSGKKRYVPLMRVEENGKYAMVASKGGDPKHPSWYFNVKANPAVSVQDGEKVFEATAREIEGEEREHWWKLAVEAYPPYAEYQTKTDRQIPVFVIEPN; from the coding sequence GTGAGTAACGAAGCCGAACTGAGCCCCACCGACTGGGTGCGCGAGCAGACCCAACGCATTCTGGAGCAGGGAACCACCGACGGCGTCGAGGTGTTCGACCGCCCCGTCGTCCTGTTCACGACCACCGGCGCGCAGTCCGGTAAGAAGCGCTACGTGCCGCTGATGCGCGTCGAGGAGAACGGCAAGTACGCGATGGTCGCCTCCAAGGGCGGCGATCCGAAGCACCCAAGCTGGTACTTCAACGTCAAGGCCAACCCCGCCGTGAGCGTTCAGGACGGCGAGAAGGTCTTCGAGGCCACCGCCCGCGAGATCGAAGGCGAAGAGCGCGAGCACTGGTGGAAGCTCGCCGTCGAGGCCTACCCGCCCTACGCCGAGTACCAGACCAAGACGGACCGGCAGATCCCCGTCTTCGTCATCGAACCGAACTGA
- a CDS encoding DoxX family protein, producing the protein MSVIDDTNSTSATAQARRSTSHKVGIGISALVGAFLVFDAVGKLMRPEPVREGTAALGFPVDQALVMGIVLTVCLVAYLIPRTAALGALGITAYLGGAVTANMRVESPLFTHTLSAVYVGVLLWIGLALRRPELWRVAGFKR; encoded by the coding sequence ATGAGCGTCATCGACGACACCAACAGCACGTCGGCCACCGCCCAGGCCCGGCGTTCGACCTCGCACAAGGTGGGCATCGGGATCAGCGCGCTGGTCGGCGCGTTCCTGGTGTTCGACGCGGTGGGCAAGTTGATGCGGCCGGAGCCGGTGCGCGAAGGCACCGCTGCGCTGGGCTTCCCGGTCGACCAGGCGTTGGTGATGGGCATCGTGCTGACGGTGTGCCTCGTCGCGTACCTGATTCCGCGCACGGCGGCGCTGGGTGCCCTTGGCATCACCGCCTACCTGGGCGGCGCGGTGACTGCGAACATGAGGGTTGAGTCGCCGCTGTTCACCCACACGCTGTCGGCCGTGTACGTGGGCGTGCTGTTGTGGATCGGATTGGCGCTGCGCCGGCCCGAGCTGTGGCGGGTCGCCGGATTCAAGCGCTGA
- a CDS encoding response regulator transcription factor, giving the protein MRIVIAEDSTLLRAGIERILTDFGHEVVAGVSDATNLLHIVNELRPDLAIVDVRMPPTFTDEGIRAAALLRTQNPESPVLVLSHYVEERYAAELIASDTRGFGYLLKDRVADVPAFVDAVEVVGKGGTVLDPEVVSQILVRSRQRSALDALTPRETDVLQLMAEGRTNSAIATSLNVSVGSAEKHIASIFTKLGLAPDDGENRRVLAVLRYLES; this is encoded by the coding sequence ATGCGCATCGTGATCGCCGAGGACTCGACACTGCTGCGCGCCGGCATCGAGCGCATCCTCACCGACTTCGGCCACGAGGTGGTGGCAGGCGTCTCGGACGCGACGAACCTGCTGCACATCGTCAACGAACTGCGGCCGGACCTCGCCATCGTCGACGTCCGGATGCCGCCGACGTTCACCGACGAGGGCATCCGCGCCGCCGCGCTGCTGCGCACGCAGAATCCGGAGTCACCGGTGCTGGTGCTCTCGCACTACGTCGAGGAGCGCTACGCCGCCGAACTGATCGCCTCGGACACCCGCGGTTTCGGCTACCTGCTCAAGGACCGCGTCGCCGACGTCCCGGCATTCGTCGACGCGGTGGAGGTCGTCGGCAAGGGCGGCACGGTGCTCGACCCCGAGGTCGTCTCCCAGATCCTCGTCCGCTCGCGGCAGCGCTCGGCGCTCGACGCACTCACCCCGCGCGAGACCGACGTCCTGCAACTGATGGCCGAGGGCCGCACCAACTCGGCCATCGCCACGTCGCTCAACGTCTCGGTCGGTTCGGCCGAGAAGCACATCGCCTCCATCTTCACCAAGCTCGGCCTGGCCCCCGACGATGGCGAGAACCGCCGCGTGCTCGCGGTCCTGCGCTACCTCGAATCCTGA
- a CDS encoding glutaminyl-peptide cyclotransferase, with protein sequence MSFRLPLAVAALVLAAVVSPPPALAQPVRTVEPTVVATIPHDVGAYSEGLVADGAALYEATGEFGRSQLRQVDPNTGAVIRSADLPPAYFGEGIAVVGDRIVQLLYQDDLALEWDKSTLRLIREVPAKQGWGLCYDGSRLISSDGSGQLYFHDVNTLALTSSVAVTRDGQPTTGLNELECVDGQVWAAAWPNDEFVRIDPATGAVNTVLDVSSLWRFGTRDARQVISSIAQIDGDEFLITGKEWPESFRVRIPE encoded by the coding sequence GTGAGCTTTCGCCTTCCTCTCGCAGTCGCGGCGCTGGTGCTCGCCGCCGTCGTCTCGCCGCCTCCGGCGCTCGCCCAGCCGGTCCGCACCGTCGAGCCGACGGTCGTCGCCACGATTCCGCACGACGTCGGCGCCTACAGCGAGGGTCTGGTGGCCGACGGCGCCGCGCTGTACGAGGCGACAGGGGAGTTCGGGCGGTCCCAGTTGCGGCAAGTCGATCCCAACACCGGCGCGGTCATTCGTTCCGCCGACCTACCGCCCGCGTACTTCGGTGAGGGCATTGCCGTCGTCGGCGACCGGATCGTGCAACTGCTGTACCAAGACGACCTCGCCCTCGAATGGGACAAGTCGACGTTGAGGCTGATCCGCGAAGTGCCCGCCAAGCAGGGGTGGGGTCTCTGTTACGACGGCTCGCGCCTGATCAGCAGCGACGGGAGCGGTCAGTTGTACTTCCACGACGTGAACACGCTCGCGCTGACCTCGAGCGTCGCGGTGACCCGCGACGGGCAACCGACGACCGGCCTCAACGAACTGGAATGCGTCGACGGCCAGGTGTGGGCCGCTGCCTGGCCGAACGACGAGTTCGTGCGCATCGACCCTGCGACGGGGGCTGTGAACACCGTTCTCGACGTGAGCAGCCTGTGGCGATTCGGGACCCGCGACGCCCGGCAGGTCATCAGCAGCATCGCCCAGATCGACGGCGACGAATTCCTGATCACCGGCAAGGAGTGGCCCGA
- a CDS encoding LLM class flavin-dependent oxidoreductase — MTMPVMEPNLDAAMLKSWARVIDDGPFSSLCWGERICFDNPETLTLLGALSAWTDRVRLVTTVIVPQLHDPVMLAKALATGDMLSGGRLTVGLGVGGRHEDYESVGADTATQTMRGMAERVAIMKRVWAGEKVTDSVLPVGPPPVQQSGPRLVVGTIGPKTIRSASAWADGLAGTTLDLDVDREAELFDVARTAWSEAGKPTPHLATSFWFAIGDGDAARQQVHRHLLRYMNWIPSEFVDAMAPTTGWSGTEDDLLEVLRRFEDIGADEVHLIPTSSDIDQLKRVAEAVEVYA, encoded by the coding sequence ATGACGATGCCGGTAATGGAGCCCAACCTCGACGCGGCGATGCTGAAGTCGTGGGCGCGGGTGATCGACGACGGCCCCTTCTCGTCGCTGTGCTGGGGTGAGCGCATCTGCTTCGACAATCCCGAGACGCTGACGCTGCTGGGTGCGCTCTCGGCATGGACTGACCGCGTCCGGCTGGTGACGACGGTGATCGTCCCGCAGTTGCACGACCCCGTCATGCTCGCCAAGGCACTCGCGACCGGCGACATGCTCAGCGGTGGGCGCCTCACGGTGGGCCTCGGCGTGGGCGGTCGGCACGAGGACTACGAGTCCGTCGGCGCGGACACCGCCACGCAGACGATGCGCGGCATGGCCGAACGGGTCGCGATCATGAAGCGAGTGTGGGCGGGGGAGAAGGTGACCGACTCCGTGCTGCCGGTCGGCCCGCCCCCCGTACAGCAGTCAGGACCTCGGCTGGTCGTCGGCACGATCGGCCCGAAGACGATCCGTAGCGCGTCGGCCTGGGCCGACGGACTGGCCGGCACGACGCTCGACCTCGACGTCGACAGGGAGGCCGAACTGTTCGACGTGGCCAGGACGGCCTGGTCGGAGGCGGGCAAGCCGACCCCGCATCTGGCGACGTCGTTCTGGTTCGCCATCGGCGACGGCGACGCAGCCCGCCAGCAGGTGCACCGCCACCTGCTGCGCTACATGAACTGGATCCCGTCGGAGTTCGTCGACGCGATGGCACCGACCACCGGCTGGTCCGGGACGGAAGACGATCTCCTCGAGGTCCTGCGTCGCTTCGAGGACATCGGCGCCGACGAAGTGCATCTCATCCCGACCAGCTCGGACATCGATCAGCTCAAGCGCGTCGCCGAAGCGGTTGAGGTTTACGCCTAG
- a CDS encoding response regulator transcription factor yields MATSQVGGAAPRQAVLGQLPRMYRADGSPIRTLLVDDERALTHLVQMALKYEGWEVDVAHDAADAVAKYRANPPDVVVLDIMLPDMDGLGVLEQLRGSGEYTPVLFLTARDSVRDRVTGLTAGGDDYMTKPFSLEELVARLRGLLRRSAYLTPEDSETLTVGDLRLDGAGRTVTRGEASISLTSTEFELLRFLMRNPGRALTRQEILRRVWNYDFGGRSSIVDLYVSYLRKKIDTGRQPMIHTVRGVGYALRPAQ; encoded by the coding sequence ATGGCGACATCGCAGGTCGGAGGCGCGGCGCCGCGGCAGGCCGTGCTCGGTCAGCTGCCGCGGATGTACCGCGCCGACGGGTCCCCCATCAGGACGCTGCTCGTCGACGACGAACGGGCCCTGACGCACCTCGTCCAGATGGCGCTCAAGTACGAGGGCTGGGAGGTCGACGTCGCGCACGACGCGGCCGATGCCGTCGCCAAGTACCGCGCCAACCCACCCGACGTCGTGGTGCTCGACATCATGCTCCCCGACATGGACGGCCTCGGCGTGCTGGAACAACTGCGGGGGTCGGGCGAGTACACCCCGGTGCTGTTCCTGACCGCGCGCGACTCGGTGCGCGACCGCGTCACCGGTCTGACCGCCGGCGGCGACGACTACATGACCAAGCCGTTCAGCCTCGAGGAACTCGTCGCCCGCCTGCGCGGCCTGCTGCGGCGGTCGGCGTACCTCACCCCCGAGGACAGCGAGACGCTCACCGTCGGCGACCTGCGACTCGACGGAGCGGGCCGCACCGTCACCCGCGGCGAGGCGTCGATCTCGTTGACCTCCACCGAATTCGAGCTGCTGCGCTTCCTCATGCGCAATCCGGGGCGCGCACTGACCCGGCAGGAGATCCTGCGCCGGGTCTGGAACTACGACTTCGGCGGGCGCTCCAGCATCGTCGACCTGTACGTCTCCTACCTCCGCAAGAAGATCGACACCGGCCGACAACCCATGATCCACACCGTGCGCGGCGTGGGCTACGCATTGCGGCCGGCGCAGTGA
- a CDS encoding sensor histidine kinase, translated as MVAVTTPTEPIAAPPVVDETERPVRRIGLVPSASMITGAAIGLVWFWIPLGLLVIGVSSIPSIIGFALAAVVFVYLIRGVDRVERLRSEAVFGLGIAEPPRKLSHYTGFQRWAHQLWLDVSSVRFWKSFGHHYLRMTYDILATAIAFALIVFAFAGPAIATAIDNSDDAADLSFLSPPLAWLLALVALVAAVAILVFAPALDVQIDRWLLPPSPTAALQHEVSALSDARQGAVSSAQAERHRIERDLHDGVQPRLVSLAMTIGLAQTKLDTDPPQARKLIAEAHDDAKSALVELRNVVRGIAPTILSDRGLDAALSAVVQRTENAGIPTTLNVYLPRRLPEEVESVAYFVVAEALTNVATHAQASQAVVTVRLDDSAEVLYVSVFDDGVGGAEAPAPDDATGLRGLADRVRAARGTFTVSSPATGPTIVTAVLPCAS; from the coding sequence ATGGTTGCAGTCACCACGCCCACCGAACCGATCGCCGCCCCGCCGGTCGTCGACGAGACCGAGAGACCCGTTCGCCGCATCGGCCTGGTCCCCTCGGCGTCGATGATCACCGGCGCCGCCATCGGCCTCGTCTGGTTCTGGATCCCGCTCGGACTCCTGGTCATCGGCGTCTCGTCCATCCCGTCGATCATCGGCTTCGCCCTCGCGGCGGTCGTCTTCGTCTACCTCATCCGCGGCGTCGACCGCGTCGAGCGTCTGCGCAGCGAAGCCGTCTTCGGGTTGGGTATCGCCGAACCACCGCGAAAGCTGTCGCACTACACCGGATTCCAGCGGTGGGCGCATCAACTCTGGCTCGACGTCAGCAGCGTGCGGTTCTGGAAGTCGTTCGGGCACCACTACCTACGCATGACCTACGACATCCTCGCCACGGCGATCGCCTTCGCGCTCATCGTGTTCGCCTTCGCCGGGCCCGCCATCGCCACCGCAATCGACAACAGCGACGACGCCGCAGACCTGTCCTTCCTCTCGCCGCCGCTGGCGTGGCTGCTGGCGCTGGTGGCCCTGGTGGCGGCCGTCGCAATCCTGGTCTTCGCTCCCGCCCTGGACGTCCAGATCGACAGGTGGCTGCTGCCGCCGTCACCCACCGCCGCGCTGCAGCACGAGGTCAGCGCCCTGAGCGACGCCCGGCAGGGCGCCGTGTCCTCCGCACAGGCCGAACGCCACCGCATCGAACGCGACCTGCACGACGGCGTGCAACCCCGACTCGTCTCACTGGCGATGACCATCGGCCTGGCCCAGACCAAACTCGACACCGACCCGCCCCAGGCACGCAAGCTCATCGCTGAGGCGCACGACGACGCCAAGAGCGCACTGGTCGAACTGCGAAACGTGGTGCGCGGCATCGCCCCGACGATCCTGTCCGACCGCGGTCTCGACGCCGCACTCTCGGCCGTCGTGCAGCGCACCGAGAACGCGGGCATCCCGACCACGCTCAACGTGTACCTCCCCCGCCGCCTGCCCGAGGAGGTCGAGTCGGTCGCCTACTTCGTAGTCGCCGAGGCATTGACCAACGTCGCCACGCACGCTCAGGCGAGTCAGGCGGTCGTCACCGTACGACTCGACGACTCCGCCGAGGTGTTGTACGTGTCGGTGTTCGACGACGGCGTCGGCGGCGCCGAGGCACCCGCCCCCGACGACGCGACCGGCCTGCGCGGCCTCGCCGACCGGGTACGCGCGGCGAGAGGCACCTTCACCGTCTCGAGCCCCGCGACCGGACCCACCATCGTGACGGCGGTGCTGCCATGCGCATCGTGA
- a CDS encoding VOC family protein: MAISARSVAHIRLTVTDIARSRQFYESVFGWPVAVEIPEGADDATRERLGFLFGGVLYDSGDFLLGLRPVARDRFDEDRTGLDHLCLRVGSRSELNDAAALLDDLGATREPVKEIGHGYILEFRDPDGIALELIAPK, from the coding sequence ATGGCGATCAGTGCACGATCCGTAGCGCACATCCGGCTCACCGTCACCGACATAGCGCGATCCAGACAGTTCTACGAGTCGGTGTTCGGCTGGCCCGTGGCCGTAGAGATCCCCGAGGGCGCCGATGATGCCACCCGGGAACGGCTGGGCTTCCTGTTCGGCGGCGTGCTGTACGACTCGGGCGACTTCCTGCTCGGCTTGCGACCCGTCGCACGCGATCGCTTCGACGAAGACCGCACCGGCCTCGACCACCTGTGCCTGCGCGTCGGCAGCAGATCCGAGCTCAACGACGCCGCAGCACTTCTCGACGACCTGGGCGCAACGCGCGAGCCGGTCAAGGAGATCGGCCACGGGTACATCCTCGAGTTCCGCGATCCGGACGGCATCGCGCTGGAACTCATCGCCCCCAAGTAG
- a CDS encoding HNH endonuclease signature motif containing protein, giving the protein MFDRFVTAFDASGTVGEWARVEAAATARRLAAMVVLLDRAYAADGSADREQWYLDNWGAVAAEIGAEQNITQGAASHQLLIATALRDRLPEVAKLFAQGLVSYRVVSAITTRTALVRDRDAQKAVDKAFAEVLSGWAPMSEEKLNTTIDAIVAEHDPHGVYRTKLVAKGRNIQFDYDGSGMATMFGTLLATHGKALEKRLNLLAHTVCPGDPRTLEQRRADAVHSITHALDYLPCLCGGDDCPGPKTPPTGNAVVYVVVNEDTLDDTSDAAVAQDAALDGDPDPLFDKPLSEMTTWDELGGNDNGADKPGGDTKHQDESAKNDPAEHVSNDEASAKDADTSDHPAPAADTNTNGPANTHRQSPATRPGAIVGGPFLPGALARRFALTAKVRKVCHPGDSPPEPRYTPSRRLAEFVRCRDLTCRFPGCSQPATEADIDHTIAWPIGPTCASNLKCLCRRHHLLKTFWGGPTGWRDRQLPEGTIIWTSPSGRTYVTEPGSKLLFPSLCAPTAPVTITDEARTKAPHHNPGLTMPRRQRTRAQDRAQRITDDRRLNQSEAEEEANLASGTMLAWRSVHDP; this is encoded by the coding sequence ATGTTCGATCGATTCGTCACCGCCTTCGACGCCTCCGGCACCGTCGGGGAATGGGCGCGCGTGGAGGCCGCAGCCACCGCGCGGCGGCTCGCGGCGATGGTCGTGCTCTTGGATCGGGCCTACGCCGCGGATGGGTCGGCTGACCGGGAGCAGTGGTACTTGGACAACTGGGGTGCGGTCGCCGCGGAGATCGGCGCCGAGCAGAACATCACCCAAGGGGCCGCTTCTCATCAGTTGTTGATCGCCACGGCACTGCGCGACCGGCTGCCCGAGGTGGCCAAGCTCTTTGCGCAGGGGTTGGTGTCCTACCGGGTCGTGTCGGCGATCACGACGCGGACGGCGTTGGTGCGCGACCGAGACGCCCAGAAAGCAGTCGACAAGGCCTTCGCCGAGGTGTTGTCCGGCTGGGCGCCGATGTCCGAGGAGAAGCTGAACACCACCATCGACGCGATCGTCGCCGAGCACGACCCCCACGGTGTGTACCGCACGAAGCTCGTGGCCAAGGGCCGCAACATCCAGTTCGACTACGACGGCTCCGGCATGGCCACCATGTTCGGCACGCTATTAGCCACCCACGGCAAGGCCCTCGAGAAGCGCCTGAACCTCCTGGCCCACACCGTGTGCCCGGGCGACCCGCGGACCCTTGAGCAGCGTCGCGCCGATGCTGTTCACTCCATCACCCATGCACTCGACTACCTGCCGTGCCTGTGCGGTGGCGACGACTGCCCCGGCCCCAAGACGCCTCCCACCGGCAACGCCGTGGTCTATGTCGTGGTGAACGAGGACACCCTCGACGACACCAGTGATGCGGCCGTCGCGCAGGATGCAGCGCTCGACGGCGACCCCGACCCGCTGTTTGACAAGCCCCTGTCGGAGATGACCACCTGGGATGAATTGGGCGGCAACGATAACGGCGCCGATAAGCCGGGTGGAGATACGAAGCACCAAGACGAGTCAGCCAAGAATGACCCGGCCGAGCATGTCTCGAATGACGAGGCGAGCGCCAAGGATGCAGACACCAGCGACCATCCCGCGCCCGCGGCTGACACCAACACCAACGGCCCCGCCAACACCCATCGCCAATCCCCCGCCACCCGCCCCGGCGCCATCGTCGGCGGCCCGTTCCTGCCCGGCGCACTGGCCCGCCGCTTCGCCCTCACCGCCAAGGTCCGCAAGGTCTGCCACCCCGGCGACAGCCCACCAGAACCGCGCTACACCCCATCGCGCCGTCTGGCGGAGTTCGTGCGCTGCCGAGACCTCACCTGTCGCTTCCCTGGCTGCTCGCAACCTGCCACCGAAGCAGACATCGACCACACCATCGCCTGGCCGATCGGACCCACTTGTGCGTCGAATCTCAAATGCCTGTGCCGTCGACACCACTTGCTCAAAACCTTCTGGGGCGGACCCACCGGCTGGCGGGACCGACAACTCCCAGAGGGGACCATCATCTGGACCTCACCTAGCGGCCGGACCTACGTCACCGAGCCGGGTAGCAAGCTGCTGTTCCCGAGCCTCTGCGCGCCCACCGCACCAGTCACGATCACCGACGAGGCCAGAACCAAAGCACCACACCACAACCCCGGCCTCACCATGCCCCGCCGCCAGCGCACCCGCGCCCAAGACCGCGCACAACGCATCACCGACGACCGGCGGCTCAACCAATCAGAAGCAGAGGAAGAGGCCAACCTGGCCTCTGGCACGATGCTCGCATGGCGATCAGTGCACGATCCGTAG